A stretch of DNA from Campylobacter concisus:
AAAGATGAATTTGAAGTCACTATGTTCTTTTTCTCAGATCACGGGGAGAGCCTAGGCGAAAATGGCATATATTTACATGGTCTGCCTTATTCCATCGCTCCAGATGAGCAAAAACACATCCCAGCCATCGTCTTTTCAAGCGATAGTGAGCTTTTAAAAAGGCTAAAAACCAGGAGAGATGAGGGCCTTTCACATGATTTTATATTTAGCTCAATTCTTGGATATTTTGGAATAAAAACTAAGGTCTATGAGCCAGAATTTGATATTTTTAGGAAGTAAATTTAAAGCCAGCCTAGGCAAAGCCTAAAGCTGGCGCAAGCTTAAAAGCTGATCTCTTTTATATCAGCTACTTTTAGTATCTCACTATAAATTTGACCGATTATTGCGACGCGGTTGTTTCGCACTTTCTCGTTTTCAACGTTTATCATAACTTTGTCAAAAAACTCATCGATCTGTGGTTTTAGAGCAAATAGCGCTTTTAGCCTTGGCTCATACGCTAGGCGCTTATCGACCGCTTTAAATGCATCATTTAGGGCTTTTTCAGCATCTATCTCAAAGAGGTTCTCATCAACCTTGCTAAATTTATCATCTTTTATAATGTTTGCAAGGCGCTTAAATGTAGAGAAATTCTCTCTAAAGCTTGGCTCGCTAGAAATTTTAGCAAGTGCTTCTATCATCTTTGTTAGCTCCAAGATATCCTTTTCGCCGCTTTTTATGCACGCTTTTACGATAGAAGCGTTTGCGTCAAAGAAGGTGTAAAGTCTATCAAGGATGAAATTTATAAGCACTTCAACGTCAAATTTCTTATAATCTTTTGCGATATCTTCTAAAATTTCTTTTACATTAAATTTCAAATTATGTGCCAAAACGATCTTTATCACGCCATTTGCTGCACGCCTTAGAGCGTATGGATCTTTGGTGCCACTTGGGATTTTGCCGATACTAAAGAGTCCCATTAAAGTATCAAGCTTATTTGAAAGCGCTACAACAGAGCTAAATACCTTGCTTGGGCACTCTGCCTCTTCACCATCTGGCAGATACTGCTCTTTTATGGCCAAAATGATGTTTTCATCCTCTTTTTTAGCCTTTGCGTAGTAAGCGCCCATGATGCCTTGAAGCTCGGTAAATTCATAAACCATCTGCGTTGTAAGATCGGCCTTGCTTAGCATTACAGCTCGTTCAAGCTTTGCTCCATACTCGCCAGCTTCTTTTTTGAGTAGCTCGTCATAGTTGCTAGCAAGCTTTTTAGCCACTTGTAGCTCTCTAAGCTCTTTTTCGTAGATACTTCCAAGCTCTTTTAGGTAAGTTATATTTTTTAGTTTTTCTGGGCCAAATTCGTGCGCTAGGTCGCTTTGCCAAAAGAACATCGCATCACTCAGCCTTGCTCTTAGCACCTTTTCATTGCCTTTGATGATGAGTGAATAGTCCTGCGTTATGGCGTTGCTAACAACCACAAAGCCATTTGCAAGCTTATCATCTTTAAAGACTGGGAAATAGCGTTGATTTTCTTTCATCGAAGTGATGATGACCTCGCTTGGCACCTCTAAAAATTCCACTTCAAATGAGCCAAGAAGCGCTGTTGGGTACTCGGTAATCGCCACGACTTCAGCTAGAAGTTCTCTATCTATCTCGATCTTTAGCCCACTTTTTTGACTGATCTTTTCAAACTCATTAAGGATTATTTTTTCTCTCTCGGCAGCTTCAAGCACAACACCACGAGCCCTTGAGCCTTCAAAATACTCTTTTATATTTGAAATTTTTATCTTGTCGTAGCTGATGCTTCTATGTGGATATGTAGAGTCACCACTTGCTACGCCAAATTTATCAAATTTAATGACCTCATCGCCAAGCAAACACAAAAACGATCTTATCGGGCGGATAAACTCGAACTCTCCGTTGCCCCAGCGCATAGACTTGCCAAAGTTAAGACTCTTTAAAAACTCCTCAACTATATCGCCCATTATCTTAGCGACTGGCTCGCCCTTTACCTCTTTTTCGTAGTAGAGCACCTCTTTGCCGTCTATCTCTTTAAATTTAAGCTCACTCTCATCTATGCCACATTTATTTGCAAAGCTAAGTGCTGCCTTTGTAAATGCTCCGTCTTTTAGTGCCACTTGCTTTGGCGCACCGATAAAGCTAGCTACGCTGTCAGGCTGAGATTGTGGAAATTTCTCATGAAAAAAGACCAAACGACGCGGTGTATAATAAAATTTAAAAGGGCTTACAAGATTATATTTTTCAAGTACAGCCTGCCATTTAGTATTGATATTTGGCAGCTCCCTTAAAAACGGTATCGCTGGAAGCTCCTCAACTCCGATTTCTAATAATAACTCTTTCATATTTCACTCTTTTTATTAAAATTTTCTCTTTTTTCTCTTACCATTTTTCTTACTCTCTCCTTCTCCTGCGACTGTAAAATGACGCCTCTTATCATAAAAATAAGAAATAAAACAAACGCCGTAATCATAAAAATATCTAAAATTTGCACTCTCTACTCCACAACGATTTGGTTTTCTCTCTTATAAATTTTAACTCTCGCGTTTTCAAAACTATACTCACCATCTTTTAGCTTTTTCTTGCTATAAACCCTGATCTTACCGTATGGTGTATGCAGGTAGCCTCTCTCAAGCCTGCCCGAAATTTTAGCAAAGACATCGCCACTTCTAGCTTCACTTAGTTGCGATGCATCTAGTAAATTTTCGCTAATATCTTTTGTGCCATGCTCATTTATGATCTCATAAGAGCTGACTTCAAGCGCATCTTTATAAATTTTCATTCGTCTTACTAAAACATCTAGCTCCTCGCCTACAATAACACTATTTTTAGGATCATAGACATAAATTCCGCGGTGATTTTTCGAGATAATAAAGCCATGCTTATCTTTTAAGATAACAACCACTTTTTCAATCACTGCTGGCACTGCCTCTGGGTGATCAAAAAGCGTATCCACATCAGCCGTCTTATAGTTTTGTTCGCTTGTTTTTTTATTGGCTTTGTTTTCATCTTTTTTAAAAATTTTACTCACAAAGCCCTTTTTTATTGGACTTGGATCAGTTGAAATTTTAAACTTTAATGCAAAGTGATCCGAGTAAAGGTCGCTCTTTGCAAAGCCTTTTTCATCGACTGCAAAGCTTGGTTTAAAGACTTCAAAACTACCACTAACATAGCTTAGATCGCCATTTTCCATAAAGCTAGGTGAAAGCAAAACATGATCGATCGCTCTTTTTTTGCCATGTACTGCGTGAGAATATCTATCTTTTGGCTCAAGCTCTTTATAAAGATCATAAAAATTTCTCGTTGCGATGATGTCATTTAGGATGGATTTTTGTCCAAAGGGCGAGTTAAAATCACCCAAAATAATTGCATTTTTCTCTTTACCAAGAGCCGTTCTTAACGTTTTTTCAGCCTTTTTTTGCATATTTATGCCATTTTTATAAGTTGGAAAGTGATTTACAAATATGCTAAATTTCTTGCCTTCCTTCTCAAAAACAACCTTTAAAATATTTCTCGTCTTTACGTTTGGAACTTTAAAAATTTCACTGCCACTTGGCTGTAACTTTGAAATAAGCCCAAGCCCAACAGGCGAGTTTTTCTCCTTTGTAAAGCTTATAAATTTATACTCGCTATCACTTACTAGAGCTTTTAAAACCTGTTCATTTTCGATCTCTTGAAGTGCGATAATGTCGGTATTTAGTGCATTTATGACTTGTCTTGTTCTTTGTAGTTTTGAATCAGCCGCCTCGCAGTCCCACTTTGATACGCCTACTTTAAAATCAAGATACTCGCTACCATCATCTTTGCAATCAAATAAATTTTGCACATTATAAGTTGCGATGCTAATTTCACTCGCAAATGCCACTAAAATGGTAAAAAACAAAGCAAAAACTACTCTCAAATCTCACTCCTAAAGTCAAATTCAGTGATATTTTGCCTGATCGCCTCATAAGCGATAATGCCAGCACTCATAGCTAAATTTAAGCTTCTGCCCTCTTTTCCCATTGGTATGGTTATGGCGTTTTTAAAATTTATATCCATAAATTCTCTTGGCAACCCAGTACTCTCGCCACCAAAAAATATAAAATCTCCTGGCTTAAACTCGGCCTCGTAGTAAAGCCTATTTGTCTTTGTGGTAGCAAAGAAAAATCTATCCTTGTGGCTTAAGTTTGCTTCTAAAAATTCTTCCAAACTATCCCAAATTTTTGGATTTAAAATTTTCCAGTAGTCAAGCCCTGCTCGTCTAACAGCCTTTTCACTCAGATCAAACACAGTGGGCTTAACGATATGCAGCTTTAAATTTGCATTAACACACATTCTGCCGATAGCTCCAGTATTTTGCGGTATCTGAGGGTGGACTAGGACTATGTTAAACATAAGCTTTCTTTGCCTTAAAAGTGTTATAAACTAGCCTATTTTAGCCAAAATGGGCTTTTAAGAGTTTTAAAGA
This window harbors:
- the glyS gene encoding glycine--tRNA ligase subunit beta, coding for MKELLLEIGVEELPAIPFLRELPNINTKWQAVLEKYNLVSPFKFYYTPRRLVFFHEKFPQSQPDSVASFIGAPKQVALKDGAFTKAALSFANKCGIDESELKFKEIDGKEVLYYEKEVKGEPVAKIMGDIVEEFLKSLNFGKSMRWGNGEFEFIRPIRSFLCLLGDEVIKFDKFGVASGDSTYPHRSISYDKIKISNIKEYFEGSRARGVVLEAAEREKIILNEFEKISQKSGLKIEIDRELLAEVVAITEYPTALLGSFEVEFLEVPSEVIITSMKENQRYFPVFKDDKLANGFVVVSNAITQDYSLIIKGNEKVLRARLSDAMFFWQSDLAHEFGPEKLKNITYLKELGSIYEKELRELQVAKKLASNYDELLKKEAGEYGAKLERAVMLSKADLTTQMVYEFTELQGIMGAYYAKAKKEDENIILAIKEQYLPDGEEAECPSKVFSSVVALSNKLDTLMGLFSIGKIPSGTKDPYALRRAANGVIKIVLAHNLKFNVKEILEDIAKDYKKFDVEVLINFILDRLYTFFDANASIVKACIKSGEKDILELTKMIEALAKISSEPSFRENFSTFKRLANIIKDDKFSKVDENLFEIDAEKALNDAFKAVDKRLAYEPRLKALFALKPQIDEFFDKVMINVENEKVRNNRVAIIGQIYSEILKVADIKEISF
- a CDS encoding endonuclease/exonuclease/phosphatase family protein, producing the protein MRVVFALFFTILVAFASEISIATYNVQNLFDCKDDGSEYLDFKVGVSKWDCEAADSKLQRTRQVINALNTDIIALQEIENEQVLKALVSDSEYKFISFTKEKNSPVGLGLISKLQPSGSEIFKVPNVKTRNILKVVFEKEGKKFSIFVNHFPTYKNGINMQKKAEKTLRTALGKEKNAIILGDFNSPFGQKSILNDIIATRNFYDLYKELEPKDRYSHAVHGKKRAIDHVLLSPSFMENGDLSYVSGSFEVFKPSFAVDEKGFAKSDLYSDHFALKFKISTDPSPIKKGFVSKIFKKDENKANKKTSEQNYKTADVDTLFDHPEAVPAVIEKVVVILKDKHGFIISKNHRGIYVYDPKNSVIVGEELDVLVRRMKIYKDALEVSSYEIINEHGTKDISENLLDASQLSEARSGDVFAKISGRLERGYLHTPYGKIRVYSKKKLKDGEYSFENARVKIYKRENQIVVE
- a CDS encoding tRNA (cytidine(34)-2'-O)-methyltransferase, with the protein product MFNIVLVHPQIPQNTGAIGRMCVNANLKLHIVKPTVFDLSEKAVRRAGLDYWKILNPKIWDSLEEFLEANLSHKDRFFFATTKTNRLYYEAEFKPGDFIFFGGESTGLPREFMDINFKNAITIPMGKEGRSLNLAMSAGIIAYEAIRQNITEFDFRSEI